The Desulfurispora thermophila DSM 16022 genome contains a region encoding:
- the nuoL gene encoding NADH-quinone oxidoreductase subunit L codes for MVEFALYHAWLVPLLPALAFVIIVFLTKPWPRLSALVSITAMVSSCVIATAAAYGVFTSHEFVEKPLVYATRWFSLGPAGAPDLQINVGIQLDPSSAMMIFMVTLVASLIQIYSVGYMEGDPGFSVFFSYLSLFASSMLLLVVSSNLLQMFIAWELVGLCSYLLIGFFSHKISAREAAKKAFVTCRVADFGLLLGILSLAIVFGTLDLVELAHKIENFQQYTSLGVLTMIAVLVFIGPIGKSGQFPLHVWLPDAMEGPTPVSALIHAATMVVAGVYLVGRTMFLFHQVDTAMQLVAVTGAFTALFAASIAVTQREIKRILAYSTVSQLGYMMLALGVGSLTASFFHLWTHAFFKALMFLGAGSVLHALHHKADVWEMGGLIKKMPITGWTFVIGGLAIAGIPPFAGFWSKDEILLSAFESGHYVLFAMAAFTAFLTAFYMWRMIFLAFFGEEKPENHPHESPYVMTVPLIVLAFLATVGGLVGTPWTPEKYSWAQYIYFGHPHHVEPNYLIMIGSVVLAVCGIYLAYTLYCADKDKARAHALAEKYRGLHTLLYNKYYIDEIYLWLNHNLVDGAAKLFYLFDIYIVDGVIVNGIAAITRLSGEGLRVSQTGRLQNYALVFFLGVLAVAVVLAFTAPSAAGLLGGVK; via the coding sequence ATGGTAGAATTTGCGCTTTACCATGCCTGGCTGGTGCCGCTGTTGCCCGCTCTGGCATTTGTGATTATTGTTTTTCTGACCAAGCCCTGGCCCAGGCTGAGCGCCCTGGTTTCCATCACGGCCATGGTCAGCTCCTGCGTCATTGCCACGGCTGCCGCCTACGGGGTTTTCACCAGCCACGAATTTGTGGAAAAACCCCTGGTGTACGCCACCCGCTGGTTCTCCCTGGGGCCGGCCGGCGCGCCCGATTTGCAAATTAATGTGGGCATTCAGCTGGACCCCTCCTCGGCCATGATGATCTTCATGGTCACCCTGGTGGCCTCGCTGATCCAGATCTACTCGGTGGGCTACATGGAAGGGGATCCGGGCTTTTCGGTTTTCTTCTCCTACCTGTCGCTGTTCGCTTCTTCCATGCTGCTGCTGGTTGTTTCCAGCAACCTGCTGCAGATGTTCATTGCCTGGGAGCTGGTGGGCCTGTGCTCCTATCTCCTGATCGGCTTCTTCTCGCACAAAATCTCGGCCCGCGAGGCGGCCAAAAAGGCCTTTGTCACCTGCCGGGTGGCCGACTTCGGCCTTTTGCTGGGCATCCTCTCCCTGGCCATCGTTTTCGGTACCCTGGATCTGGTGGAACTGGCTCATAAAATTGAAAACTTCCAGCAGTACACCAGCCTGGGCGTGCTGACCATGATCGCCGTGCTGGTCTTCATCGGGCCCATTGGTAAGTCGGGCCAGTTTCCGCTGCACGTCTGGTTGCCCGACGCCATGGAAGGTCCCACCCCGGTCAGCGCCCTGATCCACGCCGCCACCATGGTGGTGGCCGGTGTGTACCTGGTGGGCCGCACCATGTTCCTCTTCCACCAGGTGGATACGGCCATGCAACTGGTGGCCGTTACCGGTGCCTTCACCGCGCTGTTTGCCGCCTCCATCGCCGTCACCCAGCGCGAGATCAAGCGCATCCTGGCCTATTCCACAGTCAGCCAGCTGGGTTACATGATGCTGGCCCTGGGCGTGGGCAGCCTGACGGCTTCCTTCTTCCACCTCTGGACGCACGCCTTCTTCAAGGCCCTGATGTTCCTGGGCGCCGGTTCCGTGCTGCACGCCCTGCATCACAAGGCCGACGTCTGGGAAATGGGCGGCCTGATCAAGAAAATGCCCATTACGGGCTGGACCTTTGTCATTGGCGGCCTGGCCATCGCCGGTATTCCGCCCTTCGCCGGCTTCTGGTCCAAGGATGAAATTCTGCTCAGCGCCTTTGAGAGCGGCCACTACGTGCTGTTCGCCATGGCGGCCTTCACCGCCTTTCTGACCGCCTTCTATATGTGGCGCATGATTTTCCTGGCCTTCTTCGGTGAGGAGAAACCGGAAAACCACCCGCACGAGTCGCCCTATGTGATGACCGTGCCCCTGATTGTGCTGGCCTTCCTGGCCACGGTGGGCGGTCTGGTGGGCACTCCCTGGACACCCGAGAAATACTCCTGGGCCCAGTATATTTACTTCGGCCACCCGCACCATGTGGAACCCAATTACCTGATCATGATTGGTTCCGTGGTGCTGGCTGTGTGCGGTATTTACCTGGCCTACACGCTGTACTGTGCGGATAAAGACAAAGCCAGAGCGCACGCCCTGGCCGAAAAATATCGCGGCCTGCACACACTGCTCTACAATAAGTATTATATTGATGAAATTTATCTCTGGCTCAACCACAACCTGGTGGACGGCGCCGCCAAGTTGTTCTACCTGTTCGACATTTACATTGTCGACGGCGTGATTGTCAACGGCATTGCCGCCATCACCCGCCTGTCCGGCGAGGGCCTGCGCGTGTCCCAGACCGGCCGCCTGCAGAACTACGCTCTGGTCTTCTTCCTGGGCGTGCTGGCCGTGGCCGTGGTCCTGGCCTTCACCGCCCCATCCGCCGCCGGGCTTCTGGGAGGTGTCAAGTAA
- a CDS encoding complex I subunit 4 family protein, with protein sequence MSGFPVLTTILLAPVVAALIMAFIPRDEGKLIKCLAAVGTFVSLALSLYVYFAYDKTLGGLQFVEKIPWIKDLGVSYFLGVDGISLPMLLLTNLIGFSAVFASWNVQNRPREFFILLCLLITGVMGTFVAHDLFIFLLFYEVVVIPIYILVIIWGSSKRVSKEYAGMKLTIYLLIGSAFLLVGVIAFFVKSVGVLGAPDMSFTALAEAGQQLPARDQIWLYALMLFGFGSLISMWPFHSWSPDGYAGAPTAVSMIHAGVLKKIGGYGLVKIALFCLPLGAKFWAPYVAVLGVAGVAYAAFAALAQKDLKYVVGYSSVSHMGYVLLALASLNVIGVNGAVANMFAHGVMAALFFAMIGFIYEKTHTRWIPDLGGLARQTPRLAVGFMMAAMASLGLPGLVSFIPEFTIFVGSFQVYGGLAVVGIAGIILTALYVLRAGANTLFGPPRPEYDHLEDIHGPEMVPLVVLGSVLVIGGLLPSLIFDMINSGVVPLMSQIQNALQIGGVF encoded by the coding sequence ATGAGCGGTTTTCCCGTCCTGACCACCATACTGCTGGCCCCCGTGGTGGCCGCGCTGATCATGGCCTTCATCCCCCGCGACGAGGGCAAACTGATCAAGTGCCTGGCCGCGGTTGGTACTTTTGTTTCCCTGGCCCTGTCCCTGTATGTTTATTTTGCCTACGACAAGACCCTGGGCGGTCTGCAGTTTGTGGAGAAAATTCCCTGGATCAAAGACCTGGGCGTCAGCTACTTCCTGGGCGTGGACGGCATCAGCCTGCCCATGCTGCTGCTGACCAACCTGATTGGCTTCTCCGCCGTCTTTGCCTCCTGGAATGTGCAGAACCGGCCGCGGGAGTTCTTCATTCTGCTCTGCCTGTTGATCACGGGCGTGATGGGCACCTTCGTGGCCCACGACCTGTTCATCTTCCTGCTCTTCTATGAAGTGGTGGTCATCCCCATTTACATCCTGGTGATTATCTGGGGTAGCTCCAAGCGGGTGAGCAAGGAATACGCCGGTATGAAGCTGACCATCTACCTGCTGATCGGGTCGGCCTTCCTGCTGGTGGGCGTGATCGCCTTCTTCGTCAAGTCGGTGGGCGTGCTGGGAGCGCCGGATATGAGCTTCACCGCCCTGGCCGAAGCCGGGCAGCAACTGCCGGCCCGCGACCAGATCTGGCTTTACGCCTTGATGCTCTTCGGCTTTGGCTCGCTGATTTCCATGTGGCCCTTCCACTCCTGGTCGCCCGACGGCTACGCCGGCGCGCCCACGGCCGTGTCCATGATTCACGCCGGCGTGCTGAAGAAGATCGGCGGCTACGGTCTGGTCAAGATCGCCCTGTTCTGCCTGCCCCTGGGGGCCAAGTTCTGGGCGCCCTATGTGGCCGTGCTGGGGGTGGCCGGTGTGGCCTATGCCGCTTTTGCCGCCCTGGCCCAGAAAGACCTGAAATACGTCGTGGGCTACTCCTCGGTTTCCCACATGGGCTATGTGCTGCTGGCCCTGGCCTCGCTCAACGTGATTGGTGTAAACGGCGCCGTGGCCAATATGTTCGCCCACGGTGTGATGGCGGCCCTGTTCTTTGCCATGATCGGCTTTATCTATGAAAAGACCCACACCCGCTGGATTCCCGACCTGGGCGGTCTGGCCCGGCAGACGCCGCGCCTGGCGGTGGGCTTTATGATGGCGGCCATGGCCTCCCTGGGTCTGCCCGGACTGGTCAGCTTCATCCCCGAGTTCACCATCTTCGTGGGCTCCTTCCAGGTTTACGGCGGCCTGGCCGTGGTCGGTATCGCCGGTATCATCCTCACCGCCCTCTATGTGCTGCGGGCCGGCGCCAACACCCTGTTTGGCCCGCCCCGGCCGGAATACGACCACCTGGAGGACATCCACGGCCCGGAAATGGTGCCGCTGGTGGTGCTGGGCAGCGTGCTGGTGATCGGTGGCCTGTTGCCTTCGCTGATCTTTGACATGATCAACAGCGGTGTGGTGCCGCTCATGTCGCAAATCCAAAACGCCCTGCAGATCGGAGGGGTGTTCTAA
- a CDS encoding NADH-quinone oxidoreductase subunit N, whose translation MPVNLSLIIPEMALAGLGLMLLILGLIVPRESRRGLGWLTALALAAVTGLTVACWGNQGTTMFGLYIVDGYAYFFKFTFLVAATLVVLGSQGFVDRQLGGWSEYYSTLVFATLGMMVMASAGDFMTMYLGLELMTIAFIILVCFRRTDGKSVEAGMKYVLLAGMSSAVLLYGLSLVYGITGSVSVLEVGRAAALNPTPALMLGVVLLLAGLGFKISAVPFHMWSPDIYEGAPTPVTAFLAVGSKAASFAVLLRIFVAALPGIWDSWNAVVAILAAVTIIVGNLVAIPQTNLKRMLAYSSIAQAGYILVGLVTASEAGIKGVMFYAFLYVFATVGAFTVAAHFYNATGSDEIKDYAGLAQRSPLMAAVLVVSMLSMAGIPPLAGFVGKFYLFKTIVDNYLWLAFIGLVMSMVSVYYYLRVALVMYRDEPRDATPIAVGGPVWATLVVTMLVTLLLGVYPGPVSEVVNAAAHTFFLH comes from the coding sequence ATGCCGGTTAATCTTAGTCTGATCATTCCCGAAATGGCTCTGGCCGGCCTGGGCCTCATGCTGCTCATCCTGGGCCTGATCGTGCCCAGGGAAAGCCGGCGGGGCCTGGGTTGGCTGACCGCCCTGGCCCTGGCCGCCGTGACCGGGCTGACCGTAGCCTGCTGGGGCAACCAGGGCACGACCATGTTCGGCCTCTATATTGTGGACGGTTACGCCTATTTCTTCAAGTTCACCTTCCTGGTGGCCGCCACCCTGGTGGTGCTGGGCAGCCAGGGATTTGTGGACCGCCAGCTGGGCGGCTGGAGTGAATACTACAGCACCCTGGTTTTCGCCACCCTGGGCATGATGGTTATGGCCTCGGCCGGTGACTTCATGACCATGTATTTGGGCCTGGAGCTGATGACCATAGCTTTCATCATCCTGGTTTGCTTCCGCCGCACCGATGGCAAATCGGTGGAAGCAGGGATGAAGTACGTGCTGCTGGCCGGCATGTCCTCGGCCGTGTTGCTCTACGGCCTCAGCCTGGTCTACGGCATCACGGGCAGTGTGTCCGTGCTGGAGGTGGGGCGCGCCGCGGCCTTGAATCCCACCCCCGCCCTCATGCTGGGTGTGGTGCTGCTGCTGGCCGGTCTTGGCTTCAAGATTTCGGCCGTGCCCTTCCACATGTGGTCGCCCGATATTTACGAAGGCGCGCCCACACCGGTCACCGCCTTTCTGGCCGTGGGCTCCAAGGCGGCCTCCTTTGCCGTGCTGCTGCGCATCTTTGTGGCTGCTCTGCCCGGCATCTGGGACAGCTGGAACGCCGTGGTGGCCATCCTGGCTGCAGTTACAATTATCGTGGGTAACCTGGTGGCCATCCCCCAGACCAACTTGAAGCGCATGCTGGCCTACTCCAGCATCGCCCAGGCCGGTTACATCCTGGTGGGCCTGGTCACGGCCAGCGAGGCCGGCATCAAGGGCGTCATGTTCTACGCCTTCCTGTACGTCTTTGCCACTGTGGGCGCCTTCACCGTGGCCGCCCACTTCTACAACGCCACGGGCAGTGACGAGATCAAGGACTATGCCGGTCTGGCCCAGCGCTCGCCCCTCATGGCCGCCGTGCTGGTGGTGTCCATGCTCTCTATGGCCGGCATCCCGCCCCTGGCCGGTTTTGTGGGCAAATTCTACCTGTTCAAGACCATTGTGGACAACTACCTCTGGCTGGCCTTCATCGGCCTGGTCATGAGCATGGTCTCGGTCTACTACTACCTGCGCGTGGCTCTGGTTATGTACCGCGACGAGCCGCGCGACGCCACGCCCATTGCCGTGGGCGGCCCGGTCTGGGCCACCCTGGTGGTGACCATGCTGGTGACCCTGCTGCTGGGCGTGTACCCCGGCCCGGTTTCCGAAGTGGTCAACGCCGCGGCCCACACCTTCTTCCTGCACTGA